In Deltaproteobacteria bacterium, the genomic stretch CGTCGGCGTAGCGACGCTCGCGGTCGGGCGCCAGCGCGCGCTCGAGCACGCGCAGCACCTCGGGCGGCAGGTCTTTGCGGTGCTCGCGGATGTCGGGCAACTCGAAATCACAGGCCCGCGCGAGGATCTCGCTCTCGGTGTCGCCCTGCAGCAGCCGCTCGTTGGTGAGCAGCTCCCACATCACCGCGCCGAGCGCGAACAGGTCGGTGCGGCGATCGATGGGCTGTCCGCGCGCCTGCTCTGGCGACATGTACGGCAGCTTGCCGCGCAGCTGACCGGTCAGCGTGGTGCTGCGCTTGCCGGCGGCCTTCATGATGCCGAAGTCCACCACGCGCACGCGCCCGTCGGTGCCGGCCAGCAGGTTGTGCGGCGACACGTCGCGATGCACGAGGTGGTACGGCACGCCGTCGGGATCGACGAGATCGTGGGCGGCTGCGAGACCCTCGCACGCATCCGAGACGATCTGCAGCACCGCTTCGAGCGAAAGCAGCTCGCCGGTCTTGCGCAGCTCCTTGAGCACCGACGAGAGCGTGTCGCCCTCGACGTACTCCATCACCATGAAGAAGACGTCGTCCTCGCGGCCGAGGTCGAGGATCTCGACCACGTGGGGATGACGGATGCGCGCGGCGATGCGGGCCTCGTCGAGGAACATCTCGACGAACTCCTGCTCGTTGGCCAGGTGGGGATGGATGACCTTGACCGCGACCAGTTTCTCGAAACCGGCCGTCCCGATCGCCCGGCCCAGGTACACCGTCGCCATGCCCCCGTGCCCGAGCCGATGCAGCAGCTCGTAGCGGCCGACCAGACGCTCGCGCGGGCCGGCCTCGGGCGCCAACGAAACGCTGGCACGCGCGGGCTTCGACCGCGCGTCGACCACCTTCGTTTCGGCCTCGGCTTCCATGTCTCGCGGGGGGTGCGACGGCGACTTCGACCGGGGAACTCGGCCGCAGCGCGGAGCCCTTTCGAAATCACGATACGCGAAAGTGGCGGAGGGATCACGGTCCGGTCGCACGCGAGGACCGCGAGAACCGTGCATCTCGGCATGTTTCCTGGATGCGGCGAGGTCACCGGAGCGCCGCGGGCTCGCTCGCTTTGAAGGGTTTGACAGCACGCCGCCGCTCGCTCCGCGCCCACGTGCGCGAGGCCGCCCGCGGGTGTCGGCGCAACGCGCCGGAAGCGAGCAGATCTCGGAGATCGCACCGCCGCGGCCATATTTGTTGGATCGGTCGGAGCGATCCCTGGCCGATCGACGTAGTCATCCTCAGGCGCCACGTCGCGACAAAGTCCAAGCATTTGGATCGTTTGTCACGCGTTGTCCACAGCATCTTGTGCCGGCGTCTACGGCGCTCCACAACATCTTGTGGAATGACCCTTGCGTGTTGCAGGGCCTTGGTTTACTTCCCTCATCAGGAGATCTCGCCCGGTTCGCCGTTTGTGAGCGGGGTCCCATTCGGGGGTAGTCATGGCCAAGCGACAGACGCGCCGCAGCATTTCGGTCAAGGGCATCACGTACCAGCGCCTCAAGAACTTCTGCGAGGCGCAGAGCCTGAGCGTGAGCGGGTATCTCGAGGACATCATCGCGGCCAAGCTGGACGCAGCCAATGTCCCGGTGCCGGAGAAGGTCGAGCCGCGGGCCAAGCCGAAGGCCGGCGAGCCCGAAGAGATCATCTCGCAGCACTTCACCTTCTAGGCGCGAGTTCGTGACGCTGGCGCGCGATCGCTGCGCGCCCACGCCTCAATCCCTTTGGGTATGCTCCGCCAGGGGTGAGGGCTGATGCGTCGCAAGGATCTCGAGGCGATTCGACAACTGGTGTCGCGGCGTCGTGCGCTCCAGGGGATGGGTGCCGTCCTCGGCGCCACGACGCTGGGATGTGGTGACGACGCGGTCGGCGGCGACGGCACGTCGTCGGGCTCGAGCGGCACGTCCGATGGATCGAGCACCGGCACGAGCTCGAGTGGCACGGGCAGCAGCTCCGGTGCGGACGGCTCGACCAGTCTCGATCCCACGTCGAGCTCGGGTGCGGACAGCTCCGGTGGCTCCGACTCCACCGGCGAGCCTGTCGACGCGTGCGAGGGCGACGGCGGTCTGACGCCGGAGGAGCTGCTCGCCGACGTCGACAACATCGTGCTCGTGATCATGGAGAACCGCTCCTTCGATCACTACTTCGGCTCCACGACGTTCCTCGAGGACTGGCAGGTCGAGGGCCTCACCGGCACCGAGAGCAACCTCGATCTGTCGGGCACCGCGATCGAGGTGTTCGCGATGGACAACCTCGAGGTCGCGGACCCACCGCACGACTGGGACCCCGTGCACGCGTCGTGGAACGACGGCGCCAACGACGGCTTCGTGGTCCAGCACGAGCTCGACCACCCCACCACGCACACCGAGGTGATGGGCTACTACGTGCGCTCGCAGCTGCCGATCCTCTACGCATTGGCCGAGAACTACACGCTGTGCGACCACTGGCACTGCGCGGTGCTGGGACCGACCTGGCCCAATCGCTTCTACCTGCACGGCGGCAGCTCGGGTGGCACCACCAGCAACTTCCCCGCGCCGACCCTGACGAACATCTGGGACGTGCTGAGCGACGCGAACATCAGCCACGCGAACTACTACAGCGACATCCCGTGGGTGTGGGGCGCGTACGCCAACCCCTTCGTCAACTACACCTCGCAGATCGACGAGTTCTTCGCGGCCGCCGAGGCCGGCTCGCTGCCGCGCTTCAGCGTGATCGACCCGAACTTCGGCCTGCTCGGCGGTGGCGAAGGCCAGAACGACGACCACCCCGACGCCAACGTCACCATGGGCCAGGTGTTCCTGGCGTCCATCTACCAGGCGCTGGCCCAGAGCCCGCAGTGGAATCGCTGCCTGCTCATCATCACCTACGACGAGCACGGCGGCTTCTACGACCACGTCGCACCGCCGGCCGCGGTCGATGACGAGTTCGAGTTCCAGCGCATGGGCTTCCGCGTGCCGAGCGTCGTGATCGGACCCCACGTGCGTCGCGGCTGCGTCAACTCCAACACGCTCGAGCACTGCTCGGTGTTCGCGACGGTCAACACCCGCTTCGGCCTGGCGCCGATCAACAACCGCGTCGCGCAGACCGCCGACCTGTCGAGCTGCATCAACCCTTCGTTCGTCGGCAACCCGCAGCCGCCGGTCGCGCTGCCGCAGCTGCAGGCGCGACTGCCGGAGCTGCTGGCGGTGAAGGGCCCGAAGCAGTCGCACCCCGAGATGCGACAGATGATCGCGCAGGGCAAGATCCCGGTCCCGGCGCATCGCCGCCACCCCGACGCCAGCCGCGACATCGCGCTCGAGCTCATCAGCCACGCCCAACGGCTCGGCGTACTGAAGCTCGTCGACTGACGACGCCGCCCAAGCGCCCAAGGGCTGCTACATTCGCGGCCCGTGAGCTACGTCGTCCTCGCGCGGAAGTACCGTCCGCTGCGCTTCGCCGACATGATCGGCGAGGAGCACATCGGTCGCACGCTGGGCAACGCGATCCTGCAGAACCGCGTGCACCATGCCTACCTCTTCTCAGGGGCGCGCGGGCTGGGCAAGACCACGACCGCCCGCATCTTCGCGAAGGCGTTGGTGTGTGAGCGCGGGCCGACGCCCGAGCCGTGCAACGTCTGCGAGCAGTGCGTCGCCGTCACCGAGGGTCGCTCGGTCGATGTGATCGAGATCGACGGCGCGAGCAACAACTCGGTCGAGAACATCCGCGGCCTGCGGGAGCAGGTGCACTACCTACCGCAGAGCGCGAGGCGGAAGGTCTACATCATCGACGAGGTCCACATGTTGACCACGTCGGCGTTCAACGCCCTGCTCAAGACGCTGGAGGAGCCGCCGGCCCACGTCAACTTCGTGTTCGCAACCACCGAGCCGCACAAGGTGCTGCCGACGATCCTCTCGCGGGTCTCGCGGCTCGACTTCCGCCGCGTGTCGGTGGCCGAGATCGTCCTGCACCTGCAGAACATCCTCGAGCGCGAGGGTCTGGGCGTCGACCCTGCCGGCCTGCGGCTGGTCGCGCGGGCCGCAGGCGGCTCGGTGCGCGACGCGATGACGCTGCTCGACCAGGTGCTCGCGTTCGCGGCCGATCCCAAGGCCGTCGGCGAGCACGAGGCCCGTGCGGTGCTCGGCCAGGCCGAGCGCACCGCGGTCGCCGACCTCGTCGACGCGCTGCTGGCCCGCGACCCCGACCTCGTGATGCAGCGCTTCGATGCGCTCGCGGCCGCCGGGCACGACCTCACGGTGCTGTCGCTGCAGATGCTCGAGGATCTACGCGACCTCACCGTCGCCCGCAGCTGTCGCACGCGCGAGGCCTTCGTCGACGCCACCGCCGACGAGCTCGACGAGCTCATGCGTCGCGCGAGTGTGGTCGAGATCCCCGTGCTCACGCAGGCCTTCGATCGCCTGTGGCGGGTGATCGATCGCCTGCCCAACGCGCGCTCGCAGCGGTTGGTGCTCGAGATGGGCCTCCTGGAGCTCGCGCAGAGCGAGCCGCTGGTGCCGCTGGGCGATCTGGTCGAGCGCCTGCACGCGCTCGCCGACGGCAAGCCGGTGCCCAGTGGCGGCTCGCCCGGCCCCGGCCGCGGGGCGGCCCCGGGTCGCACGCCGCCGTCGCGGGCACCGGCCGGCCGCGGTGGCGCGCAACGCAGCGCACCGAGTGACGACCCGCCGAGCTTCGCTCGCCACGACGATGCGCCGTCGTTCGCTCGCCACGACGATGCGCCGTCGGTGGCCCGCCACGACGTTGCGCCATCCTTCGCGCGCCACGACGATGCGCCGTCGGTGGCCCGCGGCGACGACGGCGGACCAGAGCCTGTGCCGCCGCCGACATCCGCGGTGCGCGAGGCCTCGACGAGGACACCGGCGGCCGTGGGCACCGCGGCGCCGCGCACGTCGGGCCCGACGATCGAGCCCGTGCACAGCTACGAGCCCGGTGTGTCCTACGATCCGAGCGCCGCGTCCGAGGCGATGCCCGAACCCGAAGCCGCGCCCGCACCGATGACCGCCGCGCCCGCCGAGGACGCGAGTCCCTTCATGCATCGGCTGTGGGAGATGGCGCAGCAGAGCGGCGTGATCGTGCCGGGCGCCGGTGGTGCCTCGGCGCAGGTCGTGGCGCCGAGCAGCGAGGCCCCGCGCAACGGCAGCGCCACCGCGGCGCGCAACGGCCACGCCGGCAGCAACGGCCACGCCGGCAGCAAGACCTCGGGCATCGCAGTGCCGGTCGCCGAGCCCGAGCCGCCGAGCCACAGCCCGGTCTGCGCCGCGCCGGCGCTGCGCGTCGATCCGACCGAAGACCCGTTCGAGGCGTGGACCAACCTGGTCGCGGCGCTGCGCGAGGACGACGAGCTGGGCTCGGCCGTGCTCGGTGAGGTCGGGCTCATCCGCTTCGGCGACGGCGTACTGCGGCTCGCGGCGCCGCGCGGCAGCTTCGCGCACACCGAGCTGTCGTCGACCGACTTGCGTGCACGCATCGAGCAGCTCGTGCGCGAGCTGGTCGGCACCACCTTCGTGGTCGAGCTCGTCGACGGCGAGGCGAGCCTGCCGGAGTGCCCGAGCCTGGTGCTCGTCGAGCGACGTCGCCGCGAGGAGCTGCGCGCCGCGGTCGAAGCCGAGGCCCGCGAGCACCCCGCCATCGTCGCGCTGCTGCGGGACTTCGACGCCCAGCTCGCGATCACCCGCCCGATCGGCGAGCGCTGACGCCCGCGGCGGTCGCTCGCTCGGGGCGTGCTATCCTCGGCGAGCCGCCATGCCCGACATCGACCTCGCCGAGCTCATGCGCCAAGCGCAGCAGATGCAAGAAACCATGACCATGCTGCAGCGCGCGCTGGAGCAGGTCACCGTCGAGGGCTCGTCGGGCGCGGGCATGGTGAAGGTGAAGGCCACCGGCGGTCAGCGCATCGTCGGCATCGAGATCGATCCCGCGGCGCTCCAAGAAGATCGCGACATGGTCCAGGACCTCATCGTCGCCGCGGTGAACAACGCACTCGACCGCGCCCGCGAGGTCGCGCAGGAGCGCATGAGCTCGATGATGCCCCCGGGCATGCTGCCGCCCGGCATGATCCCGGGCCTGTGAACACCCCCGTCGATCCACTGCAGCGACTCGCGGCCCTGCTCGCGCGTCTGCCGGGCATCGGCGAGAAGACGGCGCTTCGGCTCGCGCTCGCGTTGGTGCGAGCGGATCCCGAGTACGTGCGCACGCTGGCCGACGCGGTCGGCTCGGTGCACTCGACCCTCAAGCTGTGCCGGGTCTGCTGCGACCTGACGCCCACCGAGCTGTGCCCGCGATGCGACGATGCGCGGCGCGATCACGCGACCATCTGCGTGGTCGCGCAGCCGCAAGACCGCATGGCGATCGAGCGCGCCGGGGTCTTCCGCGGGCTCTACCACGTGCTGCACGGGGTGCTCGATCCTCTCGCGGGGGTCGGCCCGAGCGATCTTCGCGTCGAGGCGCTGCTGCGGCGACTGCAGGCCCACGACGGCCCCGACGCGGTGCACGAGATCATCGTCGCGACCAGTCCCAACGTCGAGGGCGACGCCACGGCGCTCTACCTCTCGCGTCTGATCGCGCCGCTCGGTGTCAAGGTCACGCGGATCGCCTCGGGCCTCGCCGTCGGTGGCGAGCTCGAGTACGCCGACGTGACGACACTGCATCGTGCGCTGCAAGAGCGACGCAGCCTCTGAGGTCGGAGGGAACCGCCGCGATCGGGCCCTGGGGGCACCCGCGCGAGGTTTCCGGCCGGACGGCCCCCTCGCCTCGCATGCGGTTCGTGGATGATCCGCGCGCATGCCCGCCTCGATTGCCATCAAAGAGGTCGAGAAGCCGGGGCGCGGCCGTAGACTTGCCCAATCGAGTTTGCTAGGTTCGCCCGGTTCCCGGCGGCCCCCACCGCGAGGAGTGCGTTTCCGCAATGCTCACGCCACAACTCGTGATGTACGAGGATGAGGTTCGGCGCATCCAAGGTGTCGCCGACCGCCTGCAACAGGACTCGCGTTCGCGAGCGATTCTCGTCGTCGACAAGAACGGGCAGCTCATCGCGGCCTCGGGCTCGGCGGCCGAGCTGGACACGACGTCGCTCAGCTCGCTGGTCGCTGGCAACGTCGCCGCCACAGGCGGCATCGCCAAGCTGATCGAAGAGGAAGAGTTCACCGGCCAGTTCCACGAGGGCAAGGACGCCAGCGTCCACATGACGCTCGTCGGTCGCCGCGTGATCCTGGTGGCCCTGTTCGACAAGGCCACGACGTTGGGGCTCGTGAAGTTGCGCGTGAAGAAGGCGAGCGTCGAGCTCGAGGCCATCCTCGAGGACGTTGCGAAGAAGGCTCAGTCGCCGCAGCAGAGCGTCTTCGCCGAGATCACCGACGCCGACATCGACAACCTCTTCAACGACTGATGCGCTTTAGGGGCGGCTTCGCCCCAGACGGATACCGAAGGGCATGTCCTTCATCAACTACAGCTCGCGCGAGATCAACTGCAAGCTGGTCTATTACGGCCCGGGTCTCTGCGGCAAGACCACGAACCTGCAGTACATCTACAACAAGACCAAGCCCGACGCGAAGGGCAAGATGATCTCGTTGGCGACCGAGACCGAGCGGACGCTGTTCTTCGATTTCCTGCCGCTGTCGCTCGGTGAGATCCGCGGCTTCCGTACGCGCTTCCACCTCTACACGGTCCCGGGCCAGGTGTTCTACGACGCCAGCCGCAAGTTGATCCTGAAGGGTGTCGACGGCGTGTGCTTCGTGGCCGACTCGCAGATGGAGCGCATGGAGGCCAACATCGAGAGCCTCGAGAACCTGCGCGACAACCTCACCGAGCAGGGCTACGACCTCGACAAGCTGCCGTACGTCGTGCAGTACAACAAGCGCGACCTCCCGAGCGTGGTGCCGGTCGAGGAGCTGACCGAGGTTCTGAACCCGACCAAGGTGCCGGAGTTCGAGGCGGTCGCGACCACCGGCGTCGGCGTGTTCGACACGCTCAAGGCGCTCGCCAAGCAAGTGCTCACCGAGCTGCGCAAGGGCGGCTAGTACCTCGACACAGCGATAGTGATGGGTCAGAACGCCGCCCTGACCGCGCCTCGCTGCGTTGCCGCACCTTGAAATACGCCCGGTATTCCGGCGGCACGGCGCCTTGCGGAGTCGCGGCCATGACGGCGTTCTGACCCATCACTATCCCTGTGTCGAGGTACTAGGCTGTGTCCGGTTTCCCCGAAACCGTCAATCTTTGGGCGGATCGGGGATCCGTGATCCAAGGGGGCATGACCACGACGGGCATGCCTCGCCACCGCCTTACCGACGCGCAGTGGGAGCTGATCGGGGACCTGTTCCCGACGAACAACTTCAAGACCGGTCGGCGGCCGCGGGATCGTCGTCTCATGCTCGACGCGATCTTCTGGGTGTTGCGAACTGGGGCTCCGTGGCGAGACCTACCGGAGTGCTTCGGCCCATGGTCGACCGCCTGGGACTTCTTCGACAAGTGGACGAAGGACGAGACGTTCGACCGCGTACTTCGGCGATTGCGGAGCATCGCCGTCCCGCACGACGCGGACCCCTCCGAGTTGTGGTGCATCGACGGGACATCGATTCGAGCTGCGCGCTGCAGCAGCGGCGGGGGGAAAAAGCGGGGGCTGGGGCACGAAGATCCACATCCTGTGTGACGTTGAGGGCCACCCACTCCACTTCGAGCTCAGCGCCGGACAAGCCCACGACGGACCGATGCTCGCGCCGGTCCTTCAAGGTGCTGACGAAGCACTGCATGATGATCGAGGTGTCGTCATGGAGTGGCCGTTGGCACTCGCAGGCGACAAGGGCTACCGCGCGGAGTGGATCGATAGGTATCTCTCCTCGCCCTGGGGATCACACCGGTGATCCCCACGAAGCACAACGAGACTCGAGCGCTGCGCCCGGTCGCCTTCAACAAGCGCCTCTACAGGCGCCGCAGCATCGTCGAGTGCCTCATCGGCTGGCTCAAGGAGTCGCGACGCGTGGTGACCCGCTTCGAGAAGACCGCCATCAACTTCGGCGGGATGGTCCGGCTTGCCTTCATCCACCGCTATCTACGCATCTTCGGGGCTTGATGGGAAACCGGACACAGCCTAGCGTCGGGCCGCGTCGGGCCTTCGCCGCCCGACGCACGCCACGCGTGGGGACGCACGCGGCACGAAAGGCCGCGCGCCGCCTCAGGGCTTGGCGTCGTCGCCCGCGTCGCCGAGCAGCTCGTCCCAACCCGACGCGTCCACGGCCGGCGCCTCGACGGCGCGCACCGAGGCAGCCGCGACGACCGACGGCGCCGCGACGACCGGCGCCGCGATCACCGGTGGGGCCGCGATCACGGGGGCCGCGATCACAGGGGCCGCGATCACGGGGGCCGCGACCACGGGGGCCGCGATCACAGAGGGTGCCGCGATCACAGAGGGTGCCGCGACGGCCGGCGCACGCGAGGCGGCGGCCGTCGGCATCGGCGGTGGCAGGAACGTCGGCTCCGGCTTTGCGGCCGCAGCGATGCGCTCCGCCGCGGCCTCGTCCGCGAGCCGCTTCGCCTCCGCCGCGGCCTCGTCGGCCAACCGCTTCGCCTCCGCCGCCGCGCGCTCCGACACCCGCCGCGCCTCGGCCTCGGCCTCGCGACGCAGTGCGGCGGCATCGTCTTCGCGGCGCTTCGCCGCGGCGGCCTCTTCCTCGCGGCGCTTCGCGGCGGCCTCGTCTTCGCGGCGCTTCGCCGCGGCGGCCTCTTCCTCGCGACGCTTCGCCGCCGCCTCGTCCTCGCGGCGCTTCGCCGCGGCGGCCTCTTCCTCGCGACGCTTCGCCGCCGCCTCGTCCTCGCGGCGCTTCGCCGCGGCGGCCTCTTCCTCGCGACGCTTCGCCGCCGCCTCGTCCTCGCGGCGCTTCGCCGCGGCGGCCTCTTCCTCGCGACGCTTCGCCGCCGCCTCGTCTTCGCGGCGCTTCGCCGCCGCCTCGTCCTCGCGGCGCTGCGCCGCGGCGTCGCTCGGCTTCGCGGCGTCCGACTTCCCGCGCTGACGCTTCTCGCGTCGCTCTTTGCGTCGGTCCTTGCGGTCCTTCTTCGCCTCGGTGCGCGACGGCGCGGCGGCGGCCGGGCGTGCGGCGATCTCGGTGGCTTGCTTGGCCTTGCGCGCGCGCTTCTCCGCGGCGTCGAGTGCCGGGCGCAGGGCCTTGCGCGCGCGCTTGAGCAGCTCGCGCGCGAGTTCGTCGTCCTCGAGGTCGTCGTGGGCCTGCGTCGCGTCGAGCAGCTCGAGCGCCGCGGTCGTGTCGTCGCCGCGGGCGAGTGCGAGCGCGAGCGCGGCGAGCACCCGCGGATGACCGCCGAGCTGTTCGCGCGCGAGATCGAGGTGCTGCTTGGCCACCGCGGTGCGCCCCACGTCCTCGAGCAACGCGATACCGAGATCGAGGTGATCGCGGGCGCCGAGCTTCTGCTGCTTCTCGAGCTCCTGCAGCAGCTCGCGCGCCTCCTTGCGATCGCCGGCCAGCAACAGCCCGTGGGCCTGACCGCTGATCAACGCCGCGTGGCCGGTCGCGCCACTGATGCGCGCACAGTCCGAGAGGCTCTTCGCCGCCGCGCGCCCGTTGCCGACCACGAGGTGCAGGCGCCCCTTCTGCAGCGCGACCCATGCGTGCGGCGCAAACATCTGCACCACGCGCAGCTTCTCGAGCGAGCCGAGCCAGGTGTTCGCGCGCCCGCGATCGACGCGATCGATGGCCTCGGCGATCGTGCCGAGGCGGCGGTCCATGATGGGCCCGAGGAACACGAGCACGATCAGCCCGGCGATCGCGAACACGATCCGCGTGACCGGTTCGGGGATCAACAGGGCCAGCAGCAGGAACGTGGCGCCCACGCCGAGCCGCAACACCATGCCACCCAGCGGGCGCCCGCCCCGCGACCAGACCGCTCGCTCGACCTCGACATCGAGGAGGTCGCTGCGCCGCTTCAATTCGCCATTTGGCGGCCAGCGATAGCAGGTTTTCGGGCGCAGCTCCATTCGCGCCCCGGCGAGGGACCCCCTTCGGCGGGCACGCACAGACTCGGGTACGGCGGCCGGATCGAAGGCCGGAACCCGCATCGGCGCGGGTCAGGCCCACTTCCGCCGCCTGCTACACTCCCGCCCGTGGTTCAGCTCGCCGCCGACGTGACCGCATACCTGCATCGACGCGAGGTCGTGGCCTACGAGCAGCGACTCGCGCGGGCGGCCTACGCCTACGGCGTCGATCTGCGCCGCTCGGCCTGGCTGGCCAGCTCGACCTTCGGCGATCCGCTCATCCGCTCGGTCGACCGCAACTGGAACGAGCTGGTCGCGGACCTCTCGGGCTCGATCCTCCAGGATCCCGCCCGCACGGCGCCGATGCCCATCATGGAGGAGATCGCCCGGCTCTCGCACATGCTGCGGGCGCCCCTGCCCGCGCTGCGCCAGCTGGTGCGCAGCAGCGCGATCACCAACTGGCCGCTGGTCACGCCGCTCGGCACCACACGCGGCGCGGTGCAGTGGCTCGTGGTCGACAGCGAGCGACTGATGTCGCTGCCGCCACACGAGCGCACCTTCTTGCTCGCGAGCGCGCTGGCGGATCTGCAGTGCGAGCACGCGCCGGTGGTGACCGCCCACCTCATGGCCTACCGCGCCGATCGAGGCCTTGGATTCGTGCGCACGCTGCTGCGACCGTGGGCGAAGGTCGGCATCTTCTCGAGCGATCGCGCGGGGCTGCTCGGCGTCGCCGATCTCGGGCTCGCGATGTCGGCCCTGCGCGCGCACGCGGAGCCGATCGCGAGCTGGATGCCTGCCCATGCCTCGCTGCAGATGCGCGAGCCGGCCCTCGCCGACTTCGATCGCTCGAGCACGATGGCGCGGCTGCGCTTGCTGCTGCAGCGACAGACGCAGGCCGCCGAAGGCGAGGCACCGACGGTCGGGCCGCCAACGCGCGTCGCTGCGTCCGAGGAGACCGAGGCCGAAGCGTCGACCGACGATCACGACGACGACGGTCCCGCGCGTGACCCCGGCGAGCGCAGCGACCCTTACCGGCACGCAGCCAAACCTCCACAGCCGGAGCCGCCGCCGGATCACGACGAAGAGCTGGCGCGTGCGCTCGCCGGCGCGTGGTCGCTCGCGCGCTGCGACGCACGCCTCACCCGGCGCCTGGGATTGCTATGAACGACGTCGTCACCTCGCCCCGCGAGCGGCTCGAGCCGCTCGCCCAACGTATCGCCGCGATCGCGCAGCAGCTCGGCCTCGACGCGCTCGCCGAGAGCATCGCGCGAGACACCGCGCGCCGACTCGCACAGGACGTCGTCCGCGTGCTCGTGCTCGGCGAGATCAAGCAGGGCAAGAGCTCGCTCATCAATGCGCTGCTCGGGCCCGGCCACGACGCACTGCCGATGGGCGTCACGCCGACCACCGGCGCGACCGTGGTCGTGCGCTGCGATGCCGCGCCGGGTCGCGTGCGCGTGGGCGCCGGCGGCGAGCAGTCGCTCACGCCCGAGGAGTTCACCGCCGCCGCCAAGGGCACGCCGGTGGGCGCAGATGCACCGGCACCCGACGGACACCTGGAGCTGCGCGTGCCGCCGGGTGTGCTGCCCGAGGGCCTCGAGTTGCTCGACACGCCGGGCATCAACGACATCGCCAACTGGCGCGCGACCATCAGCCGCGGTGAGCTGCCCAGTGCCGACGTCTTGCTGCTGGTGCTCGACGCGACCCAGCTGCTGCACCGCACCGAGGTCGCGCTGCTGCGCGATGCGCTGTCGGCCGTCGGCGGCCTGTCGGGCTCCGGCGCGCGACTGCTGCTCGCGATCAACCGCATCGATCTGGTCGAGCCCGGCGATCGCCCGCTGCTGCGCGAGTACCTGCGCAAGGAGCTCGCGTCGCTGCTGCAGGGGGCCTACGAGCGCGGCGACGTGTTCGAGACCGAGGCCCGTGGTGCGCTCCGCGAGCCCGAGGCCGATCGCAGCGGCGTGCACGAGGTCTCGCGGCTGCGCAACGTGCTGCGCGAGATCGCGGCCTCGCGACATCGCGTGCTACCGACCCGCGTGCGCGCGGCGCTGCTGCAGTACACCAGCCTGCTCGGCCACAATGCCGCGGTCGCAGCCCACGC encodes the following:
- a CDS encoding transposase, coding for MIPTKHNETRALRPVAFNKRLYRRRSIVECLIGWLKESRRVVTRFEKTAINFGGMVRLAFIHRYLRIFGA
- the recR gene encoding recombination protein RecR; this encodes MNTPVDPLQRLAALLARLPGIGEKTALRLALALVRADPEYVRTLADAVGSVHSTLKLCRVCCDLTPTELCPRCDDARRDHATICVVAQPQDRMAIERAGVFRGLYHVLHGVLDPLAGVGPSDLRVEALLRRLQAHDGPDAVHEIIVATSPNVEGDATALYLSRLIAPLGVKVTRIASGLAVGGELEYADVTTLHRALQERRSL
- a CDS encoding transposase; its protein translation is MRAAAAAGGKSGGWGTKIHILCDVEGHPLHFELSAGQAHDGPMLAPVLQGADEALHDDRGVVMEWPLALAGDKGYRAEWIDRYLSSPWGSHR
- a CDS encoding roadblock/LC7 domain-containing protein — encoded protein: MLTPQLVMYEDEVRRIQGVADRLQQDSRSRAILVVDKNGQLIAASGSAAELDTTSLSSLVAGNVAATGGIAKLIEEEEFTGQFHEGKDASVHMTLVGRRVILVALFDKATTLGLVKLRVKKASVELEAILEDVAKKAQSPQQSVFAEITDADIDNLFND
- a CDS encoding YbaB/EbfC family nucleoid-associated protein, with the protein product MPDIDLAELMRQAQQMQETMTMLQRALEQVTVEGSSGAGMVKVKATGGQRIVGIEIDPAALQEDRDMVQDLIVAAVNNALDRAREVAQERMSSMMPPGMLPPGMIPGL
- the dnaX gene encoding DNA polymerase III subunit gamma/tau, with protein sequence MSYVVLARKYRPLRFADMIGEEHIGRTLGNAILQNRVHHAYLFSGARGLGKTTTARIFAKALVCERGPTPEPCNVCEQCVAVTEGRSVDVIEIDGASNNSVENIRGLREQVHYLPQSARRKVYIIDEVHMLTTSAFNALLKTLEEPPAHVNFVFATTEPHKVLPTILSRVSRLDFRRVSVAEIVLHLQNILEREGLGVDPAGLRLVARAAGGSVRDAMTLLDQVLAFAADPKAVGEHEARAVLGQAERTAVADLVDALLARDPDLVMQRFDALAAAGHDLTVLSLQMLEDLRDLTVARSCRTREAFVDATADELDELMRRASVVEIPVLTQAFDRLWRVIDRLPNARSQRLVLEMGLLELAQSEPLVPLGDLVERLHALADGKPVPSGGSPGPGRGAAPGRTPPSRAPAGRGGAQRSAPSDDPPSFARHDDAPSFARHDDAPSVARHDVAPSFARHDDAPSVARGDDGGPEPVPPPTSAVREASTRTPAAVGTAAPRTSGPTIEPVHSYEPGVSYDPSAASEAMPEPEAAPAPMTAAPAEDASPFMHRLWEMAQQSGVIVPGAGGASAQVVAPSSEAPRNGSATAARNGHAGSNGHAGSKTSGIAVPVAEPEPPSHSPVCAAPALRVDPTEDPFEAWTNLVAALREDDELGSAVLGEVGLIRFGDGVLRLAAPRGSFAHTELSSTDLRARIEQLVRELVGTTFVVELVDGEASLPECPSLVLVERRRREELRAAVEAEAREHPAIVALLRDFDAQLAITRPIGER
- a CDS encoding GTPase domain-containing protein, yielding MSFINYSSREINCKLVYYGPGLCGKTTNLQYIYNKTKPDAKGKMISLATETERTLFFDFLPLSLGEIRGFRTRFHLYTVPGQVFYDASRKLILKGVDGVCFVADSQMERMEANIESLENLRDNLTEQGYDLDKLPYVVQYNKRDLPSVVPVEELTEVLNPTKVPEFEAVATTGVGVFDTLKALAKQVLTELRKGG
- a CDS encoding alkaline phosphatase family protein codes for the protein MRRKDLEAIRQLVSRRRALQGMGAVLGATTLGCGDDAVGGDGTSSGSSGTSDGSSTGTSSSGTGSSSGADGSTSLDPTSSSGADSSGGSDSTGEPVDACEGDGGLTPEELLADVDNIVLVIMENRSFDHYFGSTTFLEDWQVEGLTGTESNLDLSGTAIEVFAMDNLEVADPPHDWDPVHASWNDGANDGFVVQHELDHPTTHTEVMGYYVRSQLPILYALAENYTLCDHWHCAVLGPTWPNRFYLHGGSSGGTTSNFPAPTLTNIWDVLSDANISHANYYSDIPWVWGAYANPFVNYTSQIDEFFAAAEAGSLPRFSVIDPNFGLLGGGEGQNDDHPDANVTMGQVFLASIYQALAQSPQWNRCLLIITYDEHGGFYDHVAPPAAVDDEFEFQRMGFRVPSVVIGPHVRRGCVNSNTLEHCSVFATVNTRFGLAPINNRVAQTADLSSCINPSFVGNPQPPVALPQLQARLPELLAVKGPKQSHPEMRQMIAQGKIPVPAHRRHPDASRDIALELISHAQRLGVLKLVD
- a CDS encoding IS5 family transposase, which produces MTTTGMPRHRLTDAQWELIGDLFPTNNFKTGRRPRDRRLMLDAIFWVLRTGAPWRDLPECFGPWSTAWDFFDKWTKDETFDRVLRRLRSIAVPHDADPSELWCIDGTSIRAARCSSGGGKKRGLGHEDPHPV